In a genomic window of Bacteroidota bacterium:
- a CDS encoding PD40 domain-containing protein, translating into MKKVLIREMFAAIVVLLISCGCYAQKGDYTTKSKAAQKYYETAQRYYDNRDNDNAKSALHDALSKDSNFVEALMLQSAVFADEGNYLLAIASLQKAVSINPDFFVNNWYSLGRFQLIAAQYDQGLISFSKFLSDKTISNQLHNEASYYKSCCEFAIQSVAQPVDFKPASMGSAINTDANEYYPTILLDGSEFYFTRSRFGSRGGIEQEDFYIAKYKDGQWQMAQNAGEPLNTATNEGAATISADGSMLFFTACNRPDGQGSCDIYYTRKTAIGWAEPKNLGAKVNTASWESQPSFSSDGKSVYFIRGIYDENRKKRTDIYVSNLGNDGFFQTPVKLSNVINTERSEESVFIHPDNKTLYFSSSGHVGMGGLDIYMAMRKDDGTWGKPVNLGFPINTEADENSFIVSADGSTAYFASDREGGAGGLDLYSFALPAKLKPQPVTYARGHIFDKSTNQNLDAKYELIDAANGSILKWANANHETGTFILALQKGNNYILNVTQPGYLFYTDSFQCTTNADYNKPYRIEVPLQKLTSGATMVLKNVFFDSGKFDLKPESNTELTILFNFLNQNPNTKIEISGHTDNTGLAATNLTLSENRAKAVFNYLQSKGIDPLRLKYKGYGDKMPIGDNQTEGGRALNRRTEIKVL; encoded by the coding sequence ATGAAAAAAGTGTTGATTCGTGAAATGTTTGCTGCAATCGTAGTGCTTCTTATTTCTTGTGGTTGCTATGCGCAAAAAGGTGATTACACAACAAAAAGCAAAGCCGCACAAAAATATTATGAGACTGCACAGCGCTATTATGATAACCGTGACAACGACAATGCAAAAAGTGCCTTGCACGATGCGCTAAGTAAGGACAGTAATTTTGTTGAAGCACTCATGTTACAGTCAGCAGTGTTTGCCGATGAGGGAAATTATCTGTTGGCCATAGCAAGCCTTCAAAAGGCGGTTAGTATTAATCCTGATTTCTTTGTAAACAACTGGTACTCGCTTGGCCGGTTTCAATTGATAGCTGCGCAATACGACCAAGGGTTAATAAGCTTTTCTAAATTCTTATCTGATAAAACTATCAGCAATCAATTGCACAATGAGGCAAGCTATTATAAGTCATGTTGCGAATTTGCAATTCAATCAGTTGCTCAACCGGTTGATTTTAAGCCTGCATCTATGGGAAGTGCAATTAATACAGATGCTAATGAATATTATCCAACCATCCTCTTAGATGGCAGTGAGTTTTATTTTACACGAAGCAGGTTTGGCAGCCGAGGCGGCATTGAGCAAGAAGATTTTTATATAGCTAAATACAAAGATGGGCAATGGCAAATGGCGCAGAATGCCGGAGAGCCGCTTAACACGGCAACTAACGAAGGTGCAGCAACCATTTCGGCAGATGGGAGTATGTTGTTTTTTACTGCTTGCAATAGGCCTGATGGGCAGGGCAGTTGCGATATCTACTACACCCGCAAGACAGCAATCGGTTGGGCCGAACCAAAAAATCTTGGAGCCAAAGTAAATACGGCATCATGGGAGTCACAACCCTCTTTTTCGAGCGATGGAAAGTCGGTGTACTTTATTCGTGGCATATATGATGAAAACAGGAAAAAGCGAACCGATATTTATGTTAGCAATCTGGGCAACGATGGATTTTTTCAAACTCCGGTTAAGTTAAGCAATGTAATTAATACTGAGCGGAGCGAGGAAAGTGTTTTTATTCATCCCGATAACAAAACGTTGTATTTCTCATCGAGCGGACATGTTGGGATGGGTGGTTTGGATATCTATATGGCCATGCGCAAAGATGATGGCACATGGGGAAAGCCGGTAAATTTGGGCTTTCCAATTAATACAGAAGCAGATGAAAATAGCTTTATTGTGAGTGCAGATGGTTCAACGGCATATTTTGCAAGTGATCGCGAAGGTGGAGCAGGGGGGCTTGATTTGTATTCCTTTGCTTTGCCAGCCAAGCTGAAGCCACAACCAGTTACATATGCTCGTGGGCATATTTTTGATAAAAGCACAAATCAAAATTTGGATGCAAAATACGAACTAATTGATGCTGCCAATGGCAGCATTCTCAAATGGGCAAATGCCAACCACGAAACAGGAACCTTTATCCTTGCTTTGCAAAAAGGAAATAACTATATCTTAAATGTAACTCAGCCCGGTTACCTGTTTTATACCGACAGTTTTCAGTGTACCACCAATGCCGATTATAATAAGCCTTATCGTATAGAGGTACCGTTACAAAAACTCACCTCCGGAGCAACCATGGTGCTAAAGAATGTTTTTTTTGATTCGGGCAAGTTTGATTTAAAACCAGAGTCGAATACAGAATTAACAATCTTGTTTAATTTTCTGAATCAAAATCCAAATACAAAGATAGAGATATCGGGTCATACCGATAATACAGGCTTAGCTGCTACCAACCTTACACTTTCAGAAAATCGAGCTAAGGCGGTTTTTAATTATTTACAAAGCAAAGGGATAGATCCGTTACGACTTAAGTACAAAGGCTATGGTGATAAGATGCCTATTGGCGATAATCAAACAGAAGGCGGAAGGGCTCTTAACCGCAGAACTGAAATCAAAGTGCTGTAA
- a CDS encoding DUF58 domain-containing protein, with protein MHYIKNLFLTGRLFLLFGGIAVLFVIAFFVPVLSHAAKIIFYASTGLLIIDYLLLFRYAEPLKAQRITADRFSNGDDNEVRIYLFNGYAFTIHFEIIDEIPFQFQRRDIRFLSTIPASTEHVITYNLRPVKRGEYSFGGINVFALSKIGLIKRRFIFARNKQIKVYPSYIQMRKYELLAASNRLSEIGIKKIRRIGQSMEFEHIREYVQGDDYRSMNWQATARRGQLMTNNYQDERSQNVYCIIDKGRVMKMPFNQMTLLDYAINSSLVLSNIALQKSDKSGIITFSNKVNNVLIAERKQFQLLKINDLLYDQKSLFNESDYESLYNTIRKKITQRSLIVLFTNFETLRGLERNLRFIRKIAVNHLCLVVFFENTELRALVDTPAQTLQEVYEHTIASKFISEKKLIVRELNKYGIPALLTTPESLTANTVNKYLEFKARNLI; from the coding sequence ATGCACTACATTAAAAATCTGTTTCTCACCGGACGACTCTTTTTGTTATTCGGTGGCATAGCAGTATTATTTGTAATTGCCTTTTTTGTTCCGGTATTAAGTCATGCTGCAAAAATTATTTTCTATGCTTCGACCGGACTATTAATTATTGACTACCTCTTGCTTTTTCGCTATGCCGAACCTTTAAAAGCGCAGCGCATTACGGCTGATCGTTTTTCAAATGGAGATGACAATGAAGTACGTATCTACCTATTTAATGGATATGCCTTTACTATCCATTTTGAAATTATTGATGAAATTCCTTTTCAGTTTCAGAGACGGGACATTCGTTTTTTATCAACCATACCTGCTAGTACCGAGCATGTAATAACGTATAACTTGCGTCCAGTAAAACGCGGTGAGTACAGCTTTGGTGGAATAAATGTTTTTGCCTTAAGCAAAATCGGGTTGATAAAACGCAGGTTTATTTTTGCACGCAACAAACAAATAAAAGTTTACCCTTCGTACATACAAATGCGTAAATACGAATTGCTTGCTGCAAGCAACCGCTTAAGCGAAATTGGAATTAAAAAAATAAGACGCATCGGTCAAAGTATGGAGTTTGAGCACATACGTGAGTATGTGCAGGGCGATGATTACCGCAGTATGAATTGGCAAGCCACTGCACGCAGAGGTCAACTAATGACTAACAACTATCAGGATGAGCGATCACAAAATGTTTACTGCATTATTGATAAAGGCCGTGTTATGAAAATGCCTTTCAATCAAATGACCTTGCTTGACTACGCTATCAACTCTTCGCTGGTGTTAAGCAATATTGCGTTGCAAAAAAGTGATAAGTCCGGAATTATCACCTTCTCTAACAAAGTAAACAATGTGCTTATAGCCGAACGTAAGCAGTTTCAGCTTTTAAAAATTAACGACTTGTTATACGACCAAAAATCGCTGTTTAACGAAAGTGACTATGAATCGCTTTATAACACGATTCGAAAAAAAATAACGCAACGAAGTTTAATTGTACTCTTTACTAATTTTGAAACGTTACGTGGTTTAGAACGCAACTTGCGATTTATCCGTAAGATTGCAGTTAACCATCTTTGCCTGGTTGTGTTTTTTGAAAATACGGAATTAAGAGCGTTGGTAGATACACCTGCTCAAACCTTGCAGGAAGTTTACGAGCATACCATAGCCTCAAAGTTTATTAGCGAGAAAAAACTTATAGTACGAGAACTTAATAAGTATGGCATTCCAGCTTTGCTGACCACTCCGGAATCATTAACCGCTAACACGGTTAATAAATACCTTGAATTTAAAGCCCGCAATTTGATTTGA
- a CDS encoding DUF4286 family protein has product MIIYNVTINIDYSEHHAWLQWMKQEHIPDVLNCGVFTEARMVKVIVDEEQGGETYSVQYTCGTMADYERYVDNFAKAMQAKAAEKFGGKFVAFRTLLQTIDL; this is encoded by the coding sequence ATGATTATATACAATGTTACAATCAATATTGACTACAGTGAACATCATGCATGGCTCCAATGGATGAAGCAGGAGCATATTCCCGATGTATTGAATTGCGGGGTGTTTACCGAGGCACGTATGGTAAAAGTAATAGTCGATGAAGAACAGGGTGGCGAAACCTATTCGGTGCAATATACCTGTGGTACCATGGCCGATTATGAACGCTATGTTGATAATTTTGCCAAAGCAATGCAAGCCAAAGCTGCCGAAAAATTCGGAGGAAAGTTTGTAGCATTCAGAACACTATTACAAACGATAGACCTGTAG
- a CDS encoding 16S rRNA (uracil(1498)-N(3))-methyltransferase, producing the protein MLRKSEGHQATKVLRLKPGDALIVTDGFGKAAVSNIQSITKNSVFVIPHYMLESNSACQSKLHIAISLLKNTERLEWFVEKAVELAIDRITPLHCQHTVKTNLRTDRLQSIIDSACKQSQRDRFPTLSPLTKFENFISEKTNDTKLIACCLDAKPKFALNKVLPANTNTTVVIGPEGDFSQMEVELAQKHNFVAASFGDARMRTETAGLFAAAYFYSINCF; encoded by the coding sequence ATGCTTCGCAAAAGTGAGGGCCATCAGGCTACAAAAGTACTGCGCCTTAAACCGGGCGATGCGCTAATTGTAACAGATGGCTTTGGCAAGGCAGCTGTTAGTAATATTCAAAGCATAACAAAAAATAGCGTGTTTGTGATACCCCACTATATGCTTGAAAGCAACAGTGCTTGTCAGTCAAAATTGCATATTGCAATTTCACTTCTGAAAAATACGGAACGATTAGAATGGTTTGTGGAGAAAGCAGTAGAGTTAGCTATAGATAGAATTACACCTTTGCATTGCCAACATACAGTGAAAACAAATTTGAGAACCGACCGTTTGCAATCGATAATCGATTCTGCTTGCAAGCAATCGCAACGCGACCGGTTTCCAACATTAAGCCCACTTACAAAATTTGAAAATTTTATTTCTGAAAAAACTAACGACACCAAGCTAATAGCTTGTTGTTTGGATGCGAAACCAAAATTTGCGCTTAACAAAGTACTTCCTGCTAATACCAATACCACCGTAGTTATTGGTCCTGAAGGAGATTTCTCGCAAATGGAAGTAGAATTGGCGCAAAAGCATAATTTTGTAGCGGCATCATTTGGTGATGCACGCATGCGAACTGAAACAGCAGGATTATTTGCTGCAGCTTATTTTTATTCGATTAATTGTTTTTAA
- the rsmA gene encoding ribosomal RNA small subunit methyltransferase A: MQVAPKKSFGQHFLKDDAIAFAIADSFGEEEFDTVVEVGPGKGILTKHLFTKYGNKLSAVEVDEDSISYLQTNYPALAERIIYNDFLQIDLSIFNSTKIAVIGNYPYNISTQIIFKVLDYKDLVASCAGMFQLEVAKRICAVPGNKDYGILSVLAQAWYNCKLTMTVHEHVFEPPPKVKSGVILMERNSVTKLNCNEAQFKTVVKAAFNQRRKTLNNALKSINVNHKKIPYAGLRAETLSVSQFEELTNELYSK; the protein is encoded by the coding sequence GTGCAGGTAGCTCCGAAAAAATCGTTTGGTCAACATTTTCTTAAAGATGATGCTATTGCATTTGCAATAGCCGATAGTTTTGGAGAAGAAGAATTTGATACAGTTGTAGAAGTGGGGCCAGGCAAGGGCATTCTTACCAAGCATTTATTTACAAAGTATGGTAATAAATTGTCGGCAGTTGAAGTGGACGAAGATTCCATATCATATTTGCAAACCAATTATCCGGCTTTGGCCGAACGAATTATTTACAACGACTTTCTGCAAATAGATTTGAGTATTTTCAACTCAACCAAGATAGCCGTTATTGGAAATTATCCATACAATATATCTACACAAATCATTTTTAAAGTTTTGGATTATAAGGATTTGGTTGCCTCTTGCGCAGGTATGTTTCAGTTAGAAGTTGCCAAGCGAATATGTGCTGTGCCCGGCAACAAGGATTATGGCATACTTAGCGTGCTTGCTCAGGCGTGGTATAATTGTAAGTTAACCATGACTGTACACGAACATGTATTTGAGCCACCACCCAAAGTAAAATCCGGTGTTATACTTATGGAGCGCAATTCAGTAACCAAATTAAATTGCAATGAGGCACAATTTAAGACTGTTGTTAAAGCAGCATTTAATCAAAGACGAAAAACACTGAATAATGCGTTAAAGAGTATAAATGTTAATCACAAAAAAATTCCCTATGCCGGTTTGCGGGCCGAGACTTTGTCTGTAAGTCAGTTTGAAGAACTTACCAATGAGTTGTATTCTAAATAA
- a CDS encoding UbiA family prenyltransferase: MKRYLSLIKFAHTIFAMPFALLGFFMGAASVNFQLSWWLLLKVILCMVFARSAAMSFNRYIDRDIDILNARTAIREIPAGTISPQHALIFTIATAFAFVLTCYFVNRICFLLSPVALAVILGYSFTKRFTALCHIVLGIGLALAPVGAYLAVTAHFAWQPVIIGFTVLTWVAGFDIIYALQDEEFDSQHNLYSVPRLLGKVNALRLSSGLHVASAALLLVTAFCFHTGLVYQSGTIIFILLIFYQHMLVKPNDLSKVNMAFFTTNGIASIVFGILAICDIVFLQ; the protein is encoded by the coding sequence ATGAAGCGATACCTGTCACTTATAAAATTTGCACACACTATTTTTGCCATGCCCTTTGCGCTTCTTGGTTTTTTTATGGGCGCAGCATCGGTCAATTTTCAGTTATCGTGGTGGCTTTTACTCAAAGTGATACTATGTATGGTTTTTGCACGCAGTGCGGCCATGTCTTTTAATCGCTATATCGATCGTGATATTGATATACTGAATGCACGCACAGCCATTCGCGAAATTCCTGCAGGAACTATTAGTCCGCAGCATGCGTTAATTTTTACCATTGCCACAGCATTCGCATTTGTTTTAACCTGTTACTTTGTCAATCGCATTTGTTTCCTCCTTTCACCGGTTGCATTGGCAGTAATTTTAGGGTACAGTTTCACCAAGCGTTTTACTGCGCTTTGTCATATCGTATTAGGAATTGGTCTGGCTTTAGCACCGGTTGGAGCCTATCTTGCTGTTACTGCACATTTTGCCTGGCAACCTGTAATTATTGGTTTTACAGTATTAACCTGGGTTGCAGGATTTGATATTATTTATGCACTGCAAGATGAGGAGTTTGACTCCCAACATAATTTATATTCCGTTCCACGACTTTTAGGCAAAGTGAATGCGCTACGTTTATCGTCAGGGTTACATGTTGCAAGTGCGGCTTTACTGTTAGTTACTGCCTTCTGCTTTCATACCGGATTGGTTTACCAATCCGGTACAATCATCTTTATTCTACTTATATTTTACCAGCACATGCTGGTAAAGCCAAACGACTTGAGCAAAGTGAACATGGCATTTTTTACAACCAATGGAATTGCCTCTATCGTGTTTGGTATACTCGCTATTTGCGATATCGTTTTTTTACAATAA
- a CDS encoding anhydro-N-acetylmuramic acid kinase — translation MLTLGLMSGTSLDGLDIALCRFEQKDGKWIYEIITAETFGYDHALQQKLSSLHKDSAQAIVAADAYLAYYWSECIQEFNYKHKAKPELISSHGHTVIHKPDKGYTVQIGKGAIIAARTGITTVCDFRSTDVALGGQGAPLVPIGDRLLFSTYQACLNLGGIANISFEKKDKRVAFDIVHVNMILNYLCHKIGFIYDENGNTARSGKLIPELLGDLNALKFYKEKGAKSLGRELFEQSIIPIIDCYENIADVLFTCNVHIANQIAATINEHLSADAQTLVTGGGAFNSFLLEQIQQQTSTRIILPDNIIINYKEALIFAFLGCLRITNQINVLSSVTGSSHDSISGSIYL, via the coding sequence ATGCTTACACTAGGACTTATGTCGGGCACATCCCTTGATGGGTTAGACATTGCGCTATGCCGCTTTGAGCAAAAAGATGGAAAATGGATTTACGAAATTATTACTGCCGAAACATTTGGTTATGACCATGCTTTGCAACAAAAATTATCATCCTTACATAAAGACTCTGCGCAAGCAATTGTAGCAGCGGATGCTTACCTTGCCTACTATTGGAGCGAGTGCATACAAGAATTTAATTATAAGCACAAAGCGAAACCCGAATTAATTTCTTCGCATGGGCATACGGTAATTCACAAACCCGACAAAGGTTATACGGTTCAAATTGGCAAAGGAGCAATTATTGCTGCACGCACAGGAATAACAACAGTTTGCGACTTCAGAAGCACCGATGTAGCCCTAGGCGGGCAAGGCGCTCCACTGGTTCCTATTGGCGACCGCTTACTTTTTTCTACCTATCAGGCTTGCCTCAATTTGGGTGGCATTGCAAATATTTCTTTTGAAAAAAAAGATAAACGAGTTGCTTTTGATATTGTTCATGTAAATATGATACTTAATTACCTCTGCCATAAAATAGGATTCATATATGATGAAAATGGCAACACAGCGCGGTCGGGAAAACTTATACCCGAACTTCTCGGAGATTTAAATGCGCTTAAATTTTACAAGGAAAAAGGTGCTAAAAGTTTAGGACGTGAGCTTTTTGAACAAAGTATTATTCCAATAATTGATTGCTACGAAAATATTGCAGATGTACTATTTACTTGCAACGTTCATATTGCAAATCAAATTGCTGCTACCATAAATGAGCATTTAAGTGCAGATGCTCAAACTCTGGTTACCGGTGGCGGGGCATTTAATAGTTTTTTACTAGAGCAGATTCAACAACAAACTTCAACAAGGATTATACTGCCCGATAATATTATTATCAACTATAAAGAGGCCTTGATTTTCGCTTTTTTAGGATGCCTTAGAATCACAAATCAAATCAATGTATTAAGTAGCGTTACCGGAAGTAGCCACGACTCCATAAGTGGATCCATCTACCTGTAA